In Paenibacillus sonchi, a single genomic region encodes these proteins:
- a CDS encoding NAD(P)-dependent alcohol dehydrogenase, which yields MKAMVCSKYGSPENLHLIEMEKPVPKRKDLLIKVHASTVTAGDIRVRTFKSPVLLWLPMRLVLGLSKPRKPVLGVELAGEVVAVGSEVTRFKPGDPVYALTGMRFGGHAEYACLSEDAMVSIKPANTTFEEAASTLFGGTTALYFLRKANIQKGQKVLIYGASGTVGTFALQLARHFGAEVDGVCSTANLEWVKSLGASQVIDYTAEDCTQRGQQYDIIFDAVGKLPKSGCKKALKPNGSYVTVDGQGMAKVRIQDLQLLTELMETGNIKSVIDRYYPLEQLAEAHRYVEQGHKKGSVVIRVGHNV from the coding sequence ATGAAAGCCATGGTATGCTCAAAATACGGTTCACCGGAAAATCTGCACCTCATAGAGATGGAAAAACCCGTCCCGAAGCGCAAAGATCTGCTGATCAAGGTTCATGCGTCAACTGTAACCGCAGGGGATATTAGAGTACGGACGTTTAAGAGTCCTGTCCTGCTATGGCTGCCAATGCGTCTTGTTTTAGGTCTCAGCAAACCCAGGAAACCTGTTCTGGGTGTGGAATTAGCCGGTGAAGTTGTAGCCGTAGGCAGTGAAGTCACGCGCTTCAAGCCAGGCGACCCGGTTTATGCCTTAACGGGGATGCGCTTTGGCGGACACGCTGAGTATGCCTGTCTGTCTGAAGACGCAATGGTGAGCATCAAACCGGCCAATACGACCTTTGAGGAAGCTGCCTCAACGCTTTTTGGGGGAACCACGGCACTCTATTTTCTCAGAAAAGCGAACATCCAAAAGGGACAAAAGGTTCTGATCTATGGAGCATCAGGCACAGTAGGGACATTCGCGCTGCAGCTTGCAAGGCACTTTGGGGCAGAAGTTGACGGGGTATGCAGCACAGCAAATCTGGAATGGGTGAAATCGCTGGGTGCCTCTCAGGTAATTGACTACACGGCTGAAGATTGTACCCAAAGAGGTCAGCAGTATGACATCATCTTCGATGCCGTTGGCAAACTCCCCAAATCCGGCTGCAAAAAAGCGCTGAAGCCAAACGGATCATACGTCACCGTAGATGGGCAGGGAATGGCCAAGGTACGCATCCAGGATCTGCAGCTTCTCACAGAACTGATGGAGACGGGGAACATTAAATCGGTGATCGACCGGTACTATCCGTTAGAACAACTGGCTGAAGCTCACCGGTATGTGGAACAAGGGCATAAGAAGGGCAGTGTAGTCATCAGGGTAGGTCACAATGTGTAA
- a CDS encoding LuxR C-terminal-related transcriptional regulator, with the protein MAAILAGEELAAIPSLWVMYASALLMTGRLSSVEQKLQAAEQALHGAVLDEKTRDLIGHIASIRATLAVSKHQAGPIAAESRRALEYLHPDNLPVRAAAAWTLGYAYQLQGERGLAGAAYNEALSVSKRIGHVMITIMATLGQGNIQEAENRLPAAAGSYLQVLEWAGDPPLPVACEAHLGLARIYYEWNEWDTAMMHGQQSILLAGQFEDSDRGVAGKVLLAKLKLARGAVSEAAAILEQADDSARQRQYWTQIPHIAAVQVPVMLHQGNLEAAAILAEQHGLPLSQAKVNLALGDTAAALAVLEPVLRQTAVKGRQDERLKGMILYAAALYKCGDKSGAAHTLADAMRIAEPGGCIRSFVDEGPEAERLLRGSEVPGEMLDYRRKLLAAFAAETPETPPSSQTGASRHQVRPDQPLFEKLSRRELEILQLIAQGLSNREIGDRMFLALSTVKGYNRNIFDKLQVSRRTEAIARARMLGLL; encoded by the coding sequence TTGGCTGCAATCCTTGCCGGGGAAGAACTGGCTGCGATTCCTTCATTGTGGGTGATGTATGCCTCCGCACTCCTGATGACGGGGCGGCTATCCAGTGTTGAACAGAAGCTGCAAGCCGCCGAACAAGCGCTGCACGGTGCCGTGCTGGACGAGAAAACCCGTGATCTTATAGGACATATTGCCTCCATACGTGCTACGCTCGCCGTCAGCAAACATCAGGCTGGTCCCATTGCTGCTGAGTCGCGCCGCGCCTTGGAATATCTGCACCCTGACAATCTGCCGGTCCGCGCAGCGGCTGCATGGACGCTGGGGTATGCTTATCAGCTCCAAGGAGAGCGCGGCTTGGCCGGTGCAGCTTATAACGAAGCCTTGTCGGTCAGCAAAAGGATTGGACATGTCATGATCACGATTATGGCGACTCTTGGCCAGGGAAATATACAGGAAGCCGAGAACCGGTTACCGGCTGCGGCTGGGAGCTATCTGCAGGTGCTGGAATGGGCAGGTGATCCGCCGCTCCCGGTCGCTTGCGAAGCGCACCTGGGATTAGCGCGGATCTATTATGAATGGAACGAATGGGACACGGCTATGATGCATGGTCAACAGAGCATTCTGCTTGCCGGGCAATTTGAAGACAGTGACCGGGGGGTTGCAGGAAAAGTATTGCTCGCAAAGCTGAAGCTTGCGCGGGGAGCGGTGAGCGAAGCGGCCGCGATTCTGGAGCAAGCGGACGATTCCGCCCGCCAGCGTCAATACTGGACACAGATTCCCCATATTGCGGCTGTGCAGGTGCCGGTAATGCTTCATCAAGGGAATCTGGAGGCGGCCGCTATCCTCGCGGAGCAACACGGGCTTCCCCTTAGCCAGGCCAAGGTAAATCTGGCTCTCGGAGACACTGCTGCCGCATTGGCGGTGCTGGAGCCGGTGCTTAGGCAAACGGCGGTCAAGGGCCGCCAAGACGAACGGCTGAAGGGCATGATTCTCTATGCGGCTGCACTTTATAAGTGTGGAGATAAATCCGGGGCGGCGCATACACTGGCCGATGCTATGAGGATTGCTGAGCCGGGCGGATGTATCCGGAGCTTTGTCGATGAGGGGCCGGAAGCCGAAAGGCTGCTGCGCGGGTCAGAGGTTCCTGGGGAAATGCTGGACTACCGGAGGAAGCTGCTGGCTGCATTTGCAGCGGAGACACCGGAGACACCACCCTCCAGCCAAACGGGGGCCTCCCGGCATCAGGTCCGGCCAGATCAGCCCCTTTTCGAAAAACTGAGCAGGCGGGAGCTCGAAATACTGCAGCTCATTGCCCAAGGCCTCTCGAACCGCGAAATTGGGGACCGGATGTTTCTTGCACTCAGTACCGTTAAGGGCTATAACCGCAATATCTTTGACAAACTTCAGGTTTCGCGGCGCACGGAGGCGATAGCGCGGGCACGTATGCTGGGTTTATTGTAA
- a CDS encoding methyl-accepting chemotaxis protein yields the protein MQLRSIKAKTLLLIMPLLLVIVIGVSSAVIFKSHSLLLDQTENSMEEQLANTSQSIQNRITSHGRVPETIAKSIQGHYSKLSLKDYDATLKNSLEINKDTFGVGIYFEPNLYKADTKFVSSYAFRDQNQLTITHDYSDPSYNYPAQAWYKIATNQKQIQYTAPFYDEKTKSTMVTASVPVYDDQERFVAVATGDINLDTVQNIISETLVGDSGWAFMLDKDGTYLAGPETDKIMRVKLQDEQDPVVSALAKTILQDGKGAATYTSSEGLVHVYFTKLEQTDWIVALALPDQELKEKVNSLLLQTLIFLIIGMVLIVVVILLYTRNLTAHTNRVNSMAEHLAQGDFTYSIEVKTKDEFGKMAENLNYTSDLLNKMMGKVTEHSLHVASTAEELMASADQTSVVAEDIANTIQAVAAGAETQLAGTQESARSLEELAMGIQRISESSSVLHDASQNTSQQAEQGNKIIQQAVHDMNEANHSVSVTASHMEQLRERSIDIGNIINVISGISTQTNLLSLNAGIEAARAGEHGKGFAVVAAEIRKLSEQTKDSAGKVREIIEEMQGETQAAVQSVEIGTKAVHSSTVLVEHAGKAFNGIVLEIQQIVNQIQEVSAVSEQMSAGSQQISATMDELARISGEASDATQNVAAASEQQQASMEEVSFSAKSLSSMVQELQNLLEQFKIK from the coding sequence ATGCAACTAAGAAGCATTAAAGCAAAAACACTACTTCTCATTATGCCGCTTTTACTTGTAATTGTTATTGGAGTATCTTCTGCAGTAATCTTTAAATCCCATAGTTTATTGCTTGATCAGACGGAGAACAGCATGGAGGAGCAACTGGCAAATACCAGTCAAAGCATTCAGAATCGGATAACCTCTCACGGTAGAGTGCCGGAAACAATAGCAAAATCCATTCAAGGTCATTACAGCAAGCTGAGCCTGAAGGATTATGATGCGACTCTCAAGAACTCACTGGAAATCAACAAAGATACCTTCGGTGTAGGCATTTATTTTGAGCCTAATTTATATAAGGCTGATACAAAGTTTGTTTCTTCCTATGCCTTTCGCGATCAGAATCAATTAACCATTACACATGACTATAGTGACCCCAGCTACAATTATCCAGCACAAGCATGGTATAAAATTGCAACCAATCAAAAACAAATACAATATACTGCCCCTTTCTATGATGAAAAAACGAAGTCAACCATGGTTACGGCGTCAGTTCCTGTATATGATGATCAAGAACGGTTCGTTGCAGTAGCAACTGGAGACATAAATTTGGATACAGTGCAAAATATCATCTCAGAGACACTTGTAGGTGACAGTGGATGGGCGTTTATGCTTGATAAAGACGGTACTTATTTAGCCGGACCTGAGACAGATAAAATCATGAGGGTAAAACTTCAGGACGAGCAGGACCCAGTCGTATCCGCTTTAGCGAAAACTATTTTGCAAGATGGAAAGGGCGCTGCAACCTATACCTCTTCAGAAGGACTCGTTCATGTCTATTTCACAAAGCTGGAGCAGACAGACTGGATCGTTGCTCTAGCTTTGCCGGATCAAGAGCTTAAAGAAAAAGTGAATTCATTGTTGTTGCAGACTCTGATCTTTCTAATCATTGGCATGGTCCTGATTGTAGTGGTTATTCTACTCTACACTCGTAACTTGACCGCTCATACGAATCGTGTAAATTCTATGGCCGAGCATTTGGCTCAAGGGGATTTCACATATTCCATTGAGGTAAAAACGAAAGATGAATTTGGTAAGATGGCAGAAAATTTGAATTATACAAGCGACCTTCTGAATAAAATGATGGGTAAAGTCACCGAACATTCCTTGCACGTTGCCTCTACAGCGGAAGAGTTGATGGCGAGTGCAGACCAGACAAGTGTAGTGGCTGAGGATATTGCCAATACGATTCAAGCAGTGGCTGCCGGTGCCGAGACGCAGCTTGCGGGAACACAAGAAAGCGCTAGGTCTCTTGAGGAACTGGCAATGGGCATCCAACGGATTTCTGAGTCTTCGTCCGTTCTGCATGACGCTTCACAAAACACCTCACAGCAGGCGGAGCAGGGGAATAAGATCATTCAGCAGGCAGTCCATGATATGAACGAAGCCAATCATTCTGTCTCAGTCACGGCTTCGCATATGGAGCAGCTCAGAGAGCGTTCCATAGATATAGGCAATATAATCAATGTGATAAGCGGGATAAGTACACAAACCAATCTGCTGTCCTTGAATGCCGGGATTGAAGCAGCGCGCGCTGGCGAGCATGGCAAGGGATTTGCTGTAGTTGCTGCGGAAATTCGTAAGCTATCCGAACAAACCAAAGATTCTGCTGGGAAGGTTCGAGAGATTATTGAAGAAATGCAAGGGGAGACGCAAGCTGCGGTACAATCGGTTGAAATCGGAACGAAAGCGGTTCATTCCAGCACTGTGCTCGTGGAACACGCAGGAAAAGCATTCAACGGAATTGTACTGGAAATTCAACAAATTGTTAACCAAATTCAGGAGGTCTCTGCAGTTTCCGAGCAAATGTCTGCCGGCTCCCAGCAAATAAGCGCTACTATGGATGAGCTTGCCCGCATTTCTGGAGAAGCGTCAGATGCCACCCAAAATGTTGCTGCAGCCAGTGAACAACAGCAGGCTTCCATGGAGGAGGTTTCATTCTCCGCTAAATCATTAAGTTCCATGGTTCAGGAACTGCAGAACTTGCTTGAGCAATTCAAGATTAAATAA
- a CDS encoding M56 family metallopeptidase, with translation MSISASVLIVLVILLRSLAIHKLPRLLFLILWGIVVARLLVPVSFPILPQLFPPAEIADPTISVNAHTAAVFQLPGPTVLNSGMLTREVEVPADSGGGPEPEPMPELLNTLWLGGAALLLMAIVVIYYRSKRELRTALPLQGSHPVIEAWLAKHPLRRTLTILTYDRMDTPITFGILHPKIILPKSLDTGNESAMDYILTHEYMHIRHFDAVWKLAAAAVLCLHWFNPLVWLMYLYLNRDLEMVCDARVIHRLGAEHKADYALCLLAVAEQKGKFTPLYSGFSKNATKERIVSIMKLKKLTVLTAAISLVLILGAVSAFADQSSGAESSANTENSVEMNAVESEGNAGGPDSAAASASSQDGTVSDFNYDALKDYVAYGLAYDKAQDRFLYNGKHIRLFLDQDLKNEGKFNKFYFDGDGTADFKVVRDKDNKVTKITEVDEHELQVLAKGYGFELTQDGLKFENAN, from the coding sequence ATGAGTATTTCGGCGAGTGTGCTGATCGTTCTTGTTATCCTGCTGCGGTCTTTGGCTATCCACAAATTACCCAGGCTGCTATTTCTCATTCTGTGGGGAATTGTGGTCGCCAGACTGCTGGTCCCAGTTTCTTTTCCTATTCTTCCGCAGTTATTCCCGCCGGCTGAAATTGCTGATCCGACCATCAGTGTGAATGCACATACAGCAGCAGTATTCCAGTTGCCCGGTCCAACTGTCCTGAACAGCGGGATGCTGACCCGTGAGGTTGAGGTCCCGGCAGATTCAGGCGGGGGGCCGGAGCCGGAGCCGATGCCGGAGCTTCTGAATACCTTGTGGCTCGGGGGTGCTGCTCTACTGCTTATGGCGATAGTGGTGATCTATTACAGAAGCAAAAGGGAGCTGCGGACAGCGCTGCCTCTGCAGGGGAGCCATCCCGTTATCGAAGCCTGGTTAGCCAAACATCCATTGCGGCGGACCTTGACGATATTGACCTATGACCGGATGGATACGCCGATCACCTTCGGAATATTGCACCCGAAGATTATTTTGCCCAAATCACTCGATACCGGCAACGAATCCGCAATGGATTATATTCTCACTCATGAATACATGCACATCAGACACTTTGATGCGGTGTGGAAATTGGCCGCGGCCGCTGTCCTATGCCTGCACTGGTTCAATCCGCTGGTCTGGCTGATGTATCTCTACCTGAACCGGGATTTGGAAATGGTGTGCGATGCCAGAGTGATCCACAGGCTTGGTGCCGAACACAAGGCGGACTACGCTTTATGTCTCTTGGCGGTGGCAGAACAAAAAGGGAAATTCACTCCCCTGTACAGTGGCTTCAGCAAAAATGCGACTAAAGAAAGGATCGTGTCAATCATGAAATTGAAAAAATTGACGGTATTGACGGCAGCTATTTCGCTCGTTTTAATATTGGGAGCGGTGTCTGCATTTGCAGACCAATCCAGCGGGGCAGAAAGCAGCGCCAATACTGAAAACTCTGTTGAAATGAACGCTGTAGAAAGCGAAGGCAACGCCGGCGGGCCTGATTCTGCCGCTGCGTCAGCCTCTTCGCAAGACGGAACCGTGAGCGACTTTAACTACGATGCACTGAAGGATTATGTGGCCTATGGACTGGCGTATGACAAAGCCCAAGACAGATTTTTGTACAATGGCAAGCATATCCGGCTGTTCCTGGACCAGGATCTTAAAAATGAAGGAAAGTTCAATAAATTTTATTTTGACGGGGACGGTACGGCCGATTTCAAAGTCGTCAGGGATAAAGACAACAAGGTAACTAAAATTACTGAAGTGGATGAACATGAACTCCAGGTTTTAGCCAAGGGGTACGGGTTTGAACTTACTCAGGATGGCCTGAAATTTGAAAATGCAAACTAA
- a CDS encoding BlaI/MecI/CopY family transcriptional regulator gives MELKLYDSELKVMDILWREGMLAAGDLAAVLNRETGWNRNTTYTVIKKLIVKGAIQRTDPGFVCTALIPKEQVQTYETKELINKMYNGSAGMFFSAFLNEKNLSKEDIDKLKKIVESLS, from the coding sequence ATGGAGCTCAAACTGTATGATTCCGAGTTAAAAGTGATGGACATTTTGTGGAGAGAAGGGATGCTGGCGGCAGGCGATCTGGCGGCGGTCTTGAACCGGGAAACGGGCTGGAACAGAAATACGACCTACACGGTAATCAAAAAGCTGATCGTCAAGGGAGCCATCCAGCGGACCGATCCGGGCTTTGTCTGCACAGCTCTGATTCCCAAAGAACAGGTGCAGACTTATGAAACGAAGGAATTGATCAACAAAATGTACAATGGTTCGGCGGGGATGTTTTTTTCGGCGTTCCTCAATGAGAAGAACCTGAGCAAAGAAGACATCGACAAACTGAAAAAAATTGTGGAAAGCTTAAGCTGA
- a CDS encoding ABC transporter ATP-binding protein has translation MKNKLLIHVRNIMMIVKLFCTKELYFSLALMAFSALLAPLGTWLYKLLIDDLAFVHSASAVTQKLVVIIAGYTVLKIILEWFEHITAHINNRLKYNINREFIRQVNKKLSVISMEQLENPAVYDLLDRVQSNVNKGILSYINNSLSVVLPVFSIISYILLLININLYFPLIAVLATVPYLLLMNAQGKKSYFQAVEQSKPLRRLNYMYDVLTSRRYAKEIRMFGLIDYFNDRTEAIRKDVWKEKFKLLLHYTLGGAFIDIFRNVALGICLLMTCIGVLENRMSIGDVMLVITSMQAITDGLSGMVNKISSMNNYTFYIEDMMNFLDLPEDTGSGHKKIVESPTIQFRHVDFKYPNSQTRTLKNIDITIKKGEKIALVGENGCGKTTFINVLLGLYKPTSGEVLVGGEPLADVIDDFRTMTVCVFQNFIKYQLSVADNIKAGNFGEDFHKQSLQIFSMDSFIDNLPQGLDTQLGQLENNDVELSGGQWQRLAIARALSRAETEILIMDEPTASLDPKVETQIYEEFSALCENKTAIMISHRLGVTRLCDTIYVFDQGEICEFGSHAELMNRRGKYYQMYSAQSYLYA, from the coding sequence ATGAAAAATAAATTGCTGATTCATGTCCGCAACATTATGATGATCGTCAAGCTGTTTTGCACCAAAGAGCTATACTTTTCATTGGCGCTTATGGCGTTCAGTGCGCTGCTGGCCCCCCTCGGTACCTGGCTGTATAAGCTTTTGATCGATGACCTCGCTTTCGTTCATTCGGCATCCGCAGTGACACAAAAGCTGGTTGTCATTATCGCCGGTTATACCGTGCTGAAGATCATCCTTGAATGGTTTGAGCATATTACGGCACATATCAATAACCGCCTGAAATATAATATTAACCGGGAATTTATCAGACAAGTGAACAAGAAGCTGTCTGTTATTTCGATGGAGCAATTGGAGAATCCGGCAGTGTATGATCTGCTCGACAGGGTGCAGTCCAATGTCAATAAAGGGATATTATCCTACATCAACAACTCTTTATCTGTGGTCCTTCCTGTATTCTCCATCATCTCCTACATTCTGCTGCTGATTAACATCAATCTGTATTTCCCCTTGATCGCGGTGCTCGCTACGGTCCCTTATTTGCTGCTGATGAATGCACAGGGAAAGAAGAGCTATTTTCAAGCCGTTGAACAAAGCAAGCCGCTGCGCCGTTTAAACTATATGTACGATGTGCTGACAAGCAGACGTTATGCCAAGGAGATCCGGATGTTCGGGCTGATTGACTATTTCAATGACCGGACCGAAGCGATCCGGAAGGATGTATGGAAAGAGAAGTTCAAATTGCTGCTGCATTATACGCTGGGAGGCGCTTTTATTGATATATTCCGGAACGTTGCGCTGGGAATCTGTCTGTTGATGACCTGTATAGGCGTTCTGGAGAACCGGATGAGTATTGGTGATGTGATGCTGGTAATCACTTCAATGCAAGCCATAACAGACGGTTTGAGCGGTATGGTCAATAAAATCAGTTCGATGAACAATTATACGTTCTATATAGAAGACATGATGAACTTTTTGGATCTCCCTGAAGATACCGGCAGCGGACACAAGAAAATTGTTGAGTCACCAACCATTCAATTCAGACATGTCGATTTCAAATATCCCAATAGCCAGACCCGTACCTTGAAAAATATTGATATCACGATAAAAAAAGGCGAGAAAATTGCCCTGGTTGGGGAGAACGGATGCGGCAAGACCACTTTTATTAATGTGCTTCTGGGCCTGTACAAGCCGACTTCAGGTGAAGTATTGGTCGGAGGTGAACCATTGGCTGACGTGATTGATGATTTCCGGACGATGACGGTCTGCGTATTCCAAAATTTCATCAAATATCAGCTTTCGGTAGCGGACAATATCAAAGCGGGGAATTTCGGAGAAGATTTTCACAAGCAATCTTTGCAGATCTTCAGTATGGATTCCTTTATTGATAACCTCCCGCAGGGGCTGGACACCCAGCTTGGGCAGCTGGAGAATAACGATGTGGAGTTGTCTGGCGGCCAATGGCAGAGACTGGCCATCGCAAGGGCGCTCAGCCGGGCAGAAACAGAAATTCTGATTATGGATGAACCTACAGCCAGCCTGGACCCCAAAGTGGAAACACAGATCTATGAGGAATTCTCGGCGCTGTGTGAAAATAAAACGGCGATAATGATCTCACACCGTTTAGGCGTGACCAGACTGTGCGATACAATCTATGTATTTGACCAGGGTGAAATCTGTGAATTTGGATCGCATGCCGAACTGATGAACCGGAGGGGGAAATATTATCAGATGTATTCGGCACAAAGCTATTTATACGCCTGA
- a CDS encoding ABC transporter ATP-binding protein — protein MKEYIWFLKIYFRHQPVTMVSILLLYILMYSLQPLELLLIQRIIVSLGHQSEILAIAGLILAYILVYSLKNIQYSFSLLFIELLENKVGAMLQRSLFDAIAKADLCKLDQADYLLQIERAKDTVWFKLTNAVNDVFHFLGSVAGFCMSALIIVRLGVLYLLAFIVLGLLYNYFVKKNTKEHIDLMKKQEHEDRKLKYLSNLMQDRSNQKEIRSFKIFDWLEAKRLSKFDEIRDIDLAFSKKWTVIGCVWSGLMIGLENSILLVMCYGVALTTLTVDQLIVLSQGQGQIIVGINAFAEFFSQAQKNKIYIKEFRELITPEESGIPAGPDAALARAKTVMELQHVSFSYGDHSAALKDINLRVGKGESIVLVGENGSGKSTLAKVMAGLLKPAEGIVRKNCATATAAFQDYAKFEFSVRDNVGIGDVTRINDNDKIKEATIKGQINHVIEQYPKRLDTVLGKKFDADGIDMSEGQWQKVAISRAFMRDADFIIFDEPSASLDALSEIQQFNNIGKYFRGKSVVLVSHRIGIAKLADRIVFMKHGEIVEEGTHAELMQLNGEYCSFFMNQAKWYDTGDQVI, from the coding sequence TTGAAAGAATACATATGGTTCTTAAAGATCTACTTCAGACATCAGCCGGTGACTATGGTATCCATTCTCCTGCTCTACATATTAATGTACTCGCTGCAGCCTCTGGAGCTGCTTCTGATCCAGCGGATCATTGTCAGCCTTGGCCATCAGTCTGAAATTCTTGCCATCGCCGGACTTATCCTCGCCTATATCCTCGTATATTCATTGAAGAATATCCAATATTCTTTTTCACTTCTGTTCATAGAATTGCTGGAGAACAAGGTCGGTGCAATGCTGCAAAGAAGTCTGTTCGATGCAATTGCCAAGGCAGATTTATGCAAATTGGACCAGGCGGATTATCTGCTTCAAATCGAAAGGGCTAAAGATACGGTATGGTTTAAACTTACCAATGCCGTTAATGACGTGTTTCATTTTCTGGGGTCCGTTGCCGGCTTTTGTATGTCTGCGCTGATTATCGTCAGGCTGGGTGTTCTCTATTTACTGGCATTTATTGTGCTTGGACTGCTCTACAACTATTTTGTGAAGAAAAACACGAAAGAACATATCGATTTGATGAAGAAGCAGGAGCACGAGGACCGCAAATTGAAGTATTTGAGCAATCTTATGCAGGACAGAAGCAACCAGAAAGAAATCAGAAGCTTCAAAATTTTCGATTGGCTGGAAGCGAAACGGCTTAGCAAATTTGACGAGATCAGGGACATCGATCTGGCCTTCAGCAAAAAATGGACGGTAATCGGCTGTGTATGGTCGGGGCTGATGATTGGTCTGGAAAATAGCATTTTGCTGGTGATGTGTTATGGTGTGGCACTGACAACGCTGACAGTCGATCAACTGATTGTGCTGAGCCAGGGCCAGGGGCAGATCATTGTTGGCATCAATGCCTTTGCGGAGTTTTTCTCCCAAGCCCAAAAAAATAAAATCTATATCAAAGAATTCAGAGAGCTGATCACACCTGAGGAATCCGGGATTCCGGCCGGGCCGGACGCTGCCTTAGCCAGAGCCAAAACGGTTATGGAGCTGCAGCATGTGTCTTTCTCGTATGGCGATCATTCCGCTGCATTAAAGGATATCAATCTGCGCGTCGGCAAAGGCGAAAGCATCGTGCTCGTTGGTGAGAACGGCAGCGGGAAAAGCACCTTGGCCAAAGTTATGGCCGGCCTGCTTAAGCCTGCTGAAGGCATCGTCCGGAAGAATTGTGCGACCGCCACCGCTGCATTTCAGGATTATGCCAAATTTGAATTTTCTGTACGGGATAATGTCGGTATAGGCGATGTAACCCGTATTAATGACAACGATAAAATCAAAGAAGCAACCATAAAAGGCCAGATCAACCATGTCATTGAGCAGTATCCTAAGCGGCTGGACACGGTATTGGGCAAAAAATTCGATGCCGACGGCATCGACATGTCGGAAGGGCAGTGGCAGAAAGTGGCGATCAGCCGGGCGTTTATGCGCGATGCTGATTTTATCATCTTCGATGAACCGTCTGCCTCTTTGGATGCGTTGTCGGAGATCCAGCAATTCAACAATATCGGTAAATATTTTCGCGGCAAAAGTGTTGTCCTGGTCTCGCACAGAATCGGAATCGCCAAGCTGGCCGACAGAATCGTATTTATGAAGCACGGGGAGATCGTAGAAGAGGGCACCCATGCCGAGCTGATGCAGCTGAATGGCGAATACTGCAGTTTCTTTATGAATCAGGCCAAATGGTACGATACGGGAGATCAGGTCATATGA
- a CDS encoding radical SAM/SPASM domain-containing protein, which yields MEITSNCNLRCLHCYNESGVLQSQIDKPTFMNIINALPDDPDTSITISGGEPTTHPEFWDFMDELQKKHFGMVLVITNGTFITKEVAEKFASYKVSIQLSLNGSRAEIHDQLCGRGSFNKTMQGLDHLIEAGMSERILIRSVLTSFNKDDIVNLLKMVADKKIPQAEIAGLSSLGRSENNKNDLYLDILEKSALVESLEINAEIVDLINSGVKITLPDDFTGGCPLLNSITEEDDRIPLTPRIDSSGNVFLCQLFTDVQYAIGNVNQTSLSSMLQSPEMINLIRFFQVGQTYMNKCQTCIWNHNCGKGCVAIAVANGGSIQDTDGCCKARTKYYVSELNKNRKTLVPQ from the coding sequence TTGGAAATCACCTCCAATTGCAACCTGCGCTGTCTGCATTGCTATAACGAATCCGGTGTATTGCAAAGCCAGATTGATAAGCCGACCTTCATGAATATCATTAATGCTCTGCCGGATGATCCCGATACAAGCATTACCATTTCCGGAGGAGAGCCGACCACGCATCCTGAATTCTGGGATTTTATGGATGAACTGCAAAAAAAGCATTTTGGCATGGTGCTGGTGATCACGAACGGCACCTTTATTACAAAGGAAGTAGCCGAGAAATTTGCCTCCTATAAAGTTTCCATTCAATTAAGCTTAAACGGCTCGCGCGCTGAAATACATGACCAATTATGCGGACGCGGCAGCTTTAACAAAACGATGCAGGGCTTGGATCATTTAATCGAAGCCGGCATGAGCGAACGCATTCTGATCCGCAGCGTGCTTACCAGCTTCAACAAAGATGATATCGTGAATCTGCTGAAAATGGTCGCTGATAAAAAGATACCCCAGGCCGAGATTGCCGGCTTGAGCAGCCTGGGCCGAAGTGAAAATAATAAAAATGACTTGTATCTGGACATCCTGGAGAAATCCGCGCTCGTGGAGAGTCTGGAGATAAATGCGGAAATTGTGGACCTGATCAACAGCGGTGTCAAAATTACCCTACCTGATGATTTTACAGGAGGCTGTCCTTTGTTGAACAGCATTACCGAAGAGGATGATAGAATTCCTTTAACACCACGAATTGACTCTTCCGGGAATGTATTTCTGTGCCAATTATTTACCGATGTCCAGTATGCGATCGGAAATGTCAATCAGACCAGCCTGTCGTCGATGCTGCAATCCCCTGAGATGATTAATCTGATCCGTTTTTTTCAAGTAGGCCAGACCTATATGAACAAGTGCCAGACCTGTATTTGGAATCACAATTGCGGCAAAGGCTGTGTGGCAATCGCCGTGGCCAACGGGGGATCCATCCAGGATACCGATGGCTGCTGCAAAGCGAGAACGAAATATTATGTATCCGAGCTGAACAAAAACAGAAAAACATTGGTGCCCCAGTAA